In Halictus rubicundus isolate RS-2024b chromosome 1, iyHalRubi1_principal, whole genome shotgun sequence, the sequence GACTATGAGCTAGTGCCTGTACTACTCGTTCCAGCCTGATCGATCGAGCGGTCAACGGGGATGCCGCGTCGCTGCCACCGCTTCCTGCACCACCGGTGCTGTCTCTTTCGCTCACCGAATGTAATTCTTCACCTGATAACTGTAACTGCGAATTTACACATACTATATCGTCTTCTGATGTCCCTAACTAGCTAACGCTAACGCGGCAAATAGAACAGTCGCTGACCTGGCTTGCAGGAAGAGATTCCGATAGCTGTCCTGGACTAGTTAATGAGGCGGCATACTGATGGAGGTGTGCCGGAGACATGGATGCTGGTGCctttaaacaattattaaaatattaagaCAACAACCTAGTGAAACAAGCGTCAAGTTTATATTGGTTGCATATTTACAGTATGATATTTATGCAAGTAATCCCTATTAGGACTATGATGAGATTTTGGCGTGGATCGCCCGCTCAATGGCGGCGATGCTCGTTCAAGACTTCGTCCTCTCGCTAACAGGTTCATATGTTcaagactaccgacgcgagatTCCAACTCTTCTGCGCGTGCTTCAGTACTTTGTTTCTCTTTCTGCAACATTAATGTTCAAGCTGTAATACATGATACGTTCGCACTGTCGCGTTAATTCGAATCGGAGTATCTGCGAAAAGTTTCCTTTAACACGATAACACGAAATATCAGGTCATTTTTCTCAGAACTAATTTTTCATCCGATACAAATCCCATTCGAATGAACACAGCAGCATAATCTATGTATGTTCACACATAAAGACATGGACGTTTGCTTACCTGAATCAACCTAATTTCATTATTAATTGCATCTAATTGTTCCTGTAACATTACCGCTAACGTTTGAGCATCCGAGTGACCTGTCGGACTAATTACATCGGCCGCGCAGCTGAAGAGACTCTCGTTGTCCCCGTCGCCTTCTGCATCGCTGGAGACGTCAAACGCCTGCTGTACGTTAGCGAGGACATGCGCCTGCTGCAGCTTCTCCCATTCTTGTTCTGCCAGCGTACGGGGTACGTAATTCTGGTAGAAGTAAtcagaaaatgtttaatttgcATAGAGATCTCCAGTCTGATAACTAGGCATGGGATCAAGTTCAATTTGTGCTTATGAATTCGAGTCAATCTCAGTAACCCAGTTTCGTTCCTCGAGTTTCGATTATTGACCTCGAAAATACATACTTTCGTCGTATCCTCGTCGATGGTAGGTCGCTTCGCCGTTCTCCTTGGCAGAGAGTGCGTGTCGAAGCTACTGTGACTCGCACTCCTTGAGAAGGATCCAGGATCCACTGCGTTGGGAGACAAACTTCTGGTCAGTGCATCTGTCTGCTGTATGTTGAACGCGATTTCCTGTTGCAGCATCTGTCTCTTCACATTGTCGATCTCGAGCCGAGCTTTTCCCAGCTCCTTCACTATCTCCGTCTTCTCGTTCTGCAGGTCTTCGGCCAGTTTCCTCGTCTGTTCCAGCTCTTGCGTCAGCGTATTCTTCTCGTTCAACGCCTGCATTCTTTCCTCCAGATGCGCCTGTAGTCTTTCGTTCGACTCTGAATGGGAACACGAGAAGATGGTAGATTACGAGAGTTTCTTAACCGGTACCCGAAGCGAAATGTACAGCAATTACCGGATAAAAGTTTATCAACGGTCGCGCTAAGCCGCGTGTTATGCTCCTCGTTCATTTTAAGTCGTTGATTGACACGCATCACTTCCGCGTTCTTTTCCTCCAATTGCGTTTCTAATCTCTGTATTCTGTCCTCCGCACTGCCGTGCCTTTCTTGAGCCTGCTTATTAAACGATGCACATAATTAATATTACCGTAGAAAACGCGAAGCTATAATGTATAGATGATTTAATGATCCTTCCTTCGATATACAAGTACATGAAAACTGATCAACTATTTCAGGTCCCGAGCGAAAAAGACGAGACAAGTCTAAATAGTCTAACTTAGTGAAAACTGTACACGTGCCTTGTACACAGTATTCTAAAGAAACGTGACCAGAAAAATGAAACGATAAAATACTAACAAGCTCCAAAAAATAATCACATCGATTGCGTTTGTTTGGTATATTCAGTGTTAGATTGAAACTGGACGGATTATAATATCCTTTGACACGAGAATTGTACGAATTCCAACATTACCTTCTCTGTACGAGCCCTTAGCTATTACCATGTTAATAATAAACTGTAAGAAAAGGCTGAGTAGTGTTTGTTGTTTGCATGGCAGACAAAGTCAGGTACTGCGTGAACAGTGGTATAATATACACGGTGGGTCATGTTCAAAAAGATCATCTAAATATCTCGCTTGCTTTTGATGGCAGAGAAATAAATGCACTAGATGAAATGTACTTGATTAATAGTTTGGTAACCTAAAccttgttttttaaaaattagaattaaaggAATGACCTGTACAAGTTTCATCAAATGCATTTTTTTTACTATCGATAGCAAGTGAAATATTTATGTGAGCTGTTTTGAGTGCTCCACTCTGCATATTTGCGACAAGAAGAACACATCACTGAGAGTTCGAATATGTGAATTGAAGAGTAGAGAGAATCGTATATCTGAGTGGCAAGCAATCTAGACaaagatatatatgtatatatatatgtaaatatatatttgGGGAGAGTCGACAGAAGTGCAGAGGAATAAAAAAAGGACAAATTGATGATGCAACGACTTAATTCCCCTGCGTACCTGGTTGGGCCTCCTCACCTGCGTCAGAGCCTCCATCCTCTGCTTTAATTGCTCTTCCATTTCGGGAAGCTTGGAATACTGTGCCAATTTCTGTTCTGCCAATTCCAGTTTTTCCTGTATAGCTGCTATCTTTTCTTCTTGGAGCTGAAGAAGGTATTGAAATCAGTGACGGATTATGAACTGGagtatgataaaaaaattaacGAGTAAGGACGCGAATGGACTTCGACACCGATTACTGTACAGTAGGGTGGTCCTTATTTTTCGACTTGAGCGAAATCAACAACcataagggcccggtcttcgtagattcacgataaggtagagtgactacattatcgtcaaaaaattattgtacacgtgcctcaagttttccttTACCTTTAATTGGGCCTTCTTGTGCTGCAGCTCCTGTTCCAATTTCTCGTTGAGATCATGGCTACTGGAGGACTCTCGTTGAGCCTGGAGGTACCGCTTCTCGAGCGTCGCTATCCTTTCTTCCTGATCCACTTTCTGTGCGACATTCTCATGCAAATCTCTCTGCAATTTCACGTTCGTCTCTTGGGTCTTCAGCAAGTCTTTCTGCGCTTTCGATAAGGTTTCCTCCAACTCTGCCACATGTCCAATTAACTCTGCCACCCGCCGTTGCCACGTGCTCAACTCTGAGCTCTAAAATAAATGGTTTCACTTTGTTATCATTGATTGTTTAACCGCGTGACCACCGACTATAGCTGTATGCTTGTAATAGGAGTATGGTGTTATCCATATCAAGGACAAAACACAGCTACTATACATAGTCTGCGACGAGAGACAGAAACTTTTGTCGTTTGTCCCTGAGTCGTGTGGGAGGGGTGGGTGTTATGCGACAAACCGTCTGTCACAGATACACTGTATATGTCTGTCATAGATTGTATATGTGTTAACGTTGTTTTAGTATtgtatcgtgttcgtctacgattgtTGCGGTAATAAACCAAGCTGTTCATACATAAAATATCTGCTCGGGGGAGAAGAGAGGTCCATTCTTAGTTCACTAAAAACCATGCGAAACACGTCGAACATCGTCGTCATAGTCATTCCACAACATGCCATCGGCTGCGCCGCTTCGTATGACGCAACACAACAGGAGAGACATAGTTGTGCAAAAAACACGACGTCACAAAATCTGTTGTGGTTTCTATCGGTTAATCTcttataagaaaaaaaaaaaaggaaacgctTGCTTCGCAAGTGCATTTTTGTAAAGGTTCTATCAGAGAGTTACAGAGTCAAGACTATCAAAGTATCCTTGAAACACTTTCCAGTGTCTCTTCGACCATGCACCATAAGTAGAAGAAAAACACATAAGGAAAGTTTCTATCTGTCCGATATCAAAACGCTTCGGCAAACTTGTGTCTTCAAAAACACATGCAAAGGGTGGGGGGCGGGGGAAAGTTTGTTCCCAAAGTCGGTTACGGTATTCCCTCGCTCTGGCGACGCACAGTTGAGAAATAGAAAATGGAGCACTCGTTCCAGCCTCTCACCAGATCAAGGGAATACTGACACGGACCAGCTATGGGACTCGACAACAGACGGTTACGGGAACAGTCAAGCGATACACTCCCGTATGGTGTTACTCCACCCTACTCGCCTCTGCGACGTTTTCTACCCTCCACTGCCATGCTGGAGTCTCGGACTTTTTCAACAGCAGTAATACTTTCGATTGTATTAGGTTGATGCATATGAACTTAGAAGATGAATGAATTTTACTTACAACAAAGTAATGTTCCTTTAACGTTACTATTAAAAATCGgacgtttcatatgcaacaacttaACACATCTACTTATCAAAAAATCAACACCCCACACAAACTGTACATTTTTACAGAGGATGGAACCTTCCCTGTGGTGATTTAATCGCGAGTCCAGCTGGGCAGTGTAGGGTCGAAAGAGCCGTGTCTCATCGAAGATCTACCTGGATCTCCCTAAAAGACTGATCATACGTACGCACAGATCGATTTCGCTCGGTTCGACGCGTATTGTCATACCTGCTTCTCAACGGTAGCTTGCAAATCAATTACTCTCGTCGTGGTGTCCTGGTCCGCCGGGTCCAGACTGCCATTGCTCAGCCTACTGCCAATTTCAGTCGACCTCTCCGTACCTAGTTTTTGTATCGACTGCGGCtgtggttgttgttgttgttgttgttgttgctgctgttgctgctgctgcgggTGTTGTTGCTGCTGGTGTTCTTGCTGGCCTGCCGCCTGCTCAGTCTCATTCTGCCCGATCACAACACTACATTCAGAATGCCTCGCTCGCATTGCCTGCCCTGCATCGCCGCGCGATCTCCCAACTACTACGGCTAGACAACTATACGCGACTAAGCCACTACCGTGCACTAACGCAGACGCACTCTTATGGATGCAACGATCGAGGTGATTGACGAGCACACGTGGCAGCCGAGCTCTGATGTCGATCGGTACAGATTCGCGCTCTGCGATGACGTTTGATGTTCGAGGAAGATGCTCGTGCAGCATCCACGCTAACTTTGTTCATTTGGAGTCTCCTGTGAGCTCCGAAATTACTAAAAATGGCCTCAAACCTTGGCGTAGACAACCAGAATGTGTCAGTACAGTGGTTGATAAACCCGAGAAACCATTGTTTATCTCCTACGTTAGATTGCATATCATTTAAACTATTCCTTATTGTCTTGAGCTTAAAACGTTCGTTACCAGCGCCATAGGATTATAACATATATCATTATGTTCAgagaatttctaatttttctgtGACAATATTTTTGTTCATGCTTCATAAGAGGATACGTTGCATTTAGTCAAATGTTATAGCCTCTTTTTTGTCCTAGTATTAGAAACCAAAGAAGGAGGAGTTCGAATGATACGTAATATAGAAATTCTTCAAGGATAAACAGTGGTCCCCCCTTACTTGTGTCAGCCACTGTAGTAGAAAATATAGTTTTCTTAATCTTTTCAAATTGGCCGCACGATTACCTTGGTCTCTCGAGCTATACGATTCTGAATACGTCATGACTGCAGTTCTAATAAAAGTTTGATCCTCTCTGCGACAAGGTTCGGTGCTATGCTCACACGATTATATAAAAGATTGTGTAATTGCGATTATGAGATCGATTTTTCAAGCTATATGCCCGGTTACatacttttcattttatttccttGCGCATGCAGAGAGGATCAAAAAGGAAGAAGGCTTTTCCTCGATGATTCATGGAATGAATTCTGTGACGCTGTTGGATTTGGTGACTCGCGAATGATCGAACGGTTTCCAGGATCTCGAGAGAGCTAAAATCTGTGACCAATGACTGAATCGATCGATAACCAACGGCGAGATTAGAAGCGTGTATTACATCGCAGAGAGAAAgaaagtaagagagagagaaagagaaagaggacgaTAGGACCCCGAATGGCCGCATCGAGCGAAAGTTTTATCGGCGACGTGAGATAGTATGCTTGGATCATATCAAAACCCATGAGCATGCACAGTGAACGAAAAATGAAAATCATAAAAGAGGTCGCATGGATGCAGCTTTCACGACGCTCAATACACGTGGAACACCTTTTCTCATGTATCCATGATGATTGTGAAGTATGAGGGGCAGTGTGTGTGAGATATTCTGTGAGTGCGATTATGCATGGGTGGTGGTGGTGTGCGGTATATCGTATCCACGTTTCTCGGCTACCTTGTTCTGTTGCTGGCTGTCTTCCGTCTGCCCGTTTTCCTTCGGCCTGTCCTCGATGGCCTTAGGCGCGTGCCCGCTCATTATGTATTGCTGGAGCTGCGGTTCAAGACATTTAAACGATCAATATCGTCCGCAGTTCGATCACCGTCCCTCAAACGGACCGGTCCGACAGTAaaactacactgcggatttttacccACTCGTGATATTTACAAACGTTTTGAACACAGGTGAGCATTGTCCCACCAACTGAAGGGGCTACATACACCTTGGAaacaaatcgattttttaaaaatattttttaattcgattCTAAAACTGAAAACTATGGTCGCCTAAAAACCTTTTTCGAAATCCgaaatattgatatttttctttgaaaattacAGTGTATATGCATGAAAGTATGTACTTTAAGATACATATACacgttttataataaaaattattttccaggAAGTAGAAATTCGTTTCACGCCTCCAGATGTACGTAGCCTCTTAAATTGGAGGTTGGGTGCGACAATATTGCAAAGGTCAACTTGCGTATGTCCATATTTACTTTAGCATAAATATCCGTAACAGCAAAGCACAGATAATATAAATTTTCGTTATCTTCTAAGGAATGGTcaacgacaaagaagttctaatcgttGTAGATGCAAAGAGAATGGGTAAGGGTTTAAGGATATTCTTGCTTTACTTTTCACACAGGGGGTGTTTCGCGATCATAAAATAAATTCGCCCCTCCTCGGCGGTTTCCACGGAATGGcctataaaaatccgcagtctagcgacaATACTTAGGGAAAGAAGCGGTACCTCCTGTTTGGTAATGGCTAGTTCCTCCTCCAGGCTCTTGTTCTTCTCCTGTGCCATGCGCAGACGGTCCCGCACCTGAAAATTGGTCGCCGGTTATTAAAGGGTATTTTAATGAACCTATTATCTCGCATCTTAGCAGCCTCCGCCCGCGAGACCGTTCTACGTTTAACCCTAAAACAAGGGACTCGTGTAGTTCAACCTCTGTTTCGCGTTCGTCTACCCTTGCAATTAGTGTCTAGGTCCTCCAGATGTTGGAGTGCAATCTCGTGAGTCATCTCGGGAGGATCTTGGGGCCATCAACTCGCTCAAAATTAGGGTTCTACGAGAAAGAGGAGGATCTTGGAGTTTTTCCGCGGAGACGTTCTCTACTGGCCAATTTTTTCGATTTGAAAatcatagaaaaaaattttttagtcgGCTCGATCTTAAAGCAGTCGGAGTCTACGCCCGAAATTCTACGAGAAAAAAGAGGGTTTTGGAGTTCCTCGAAATCGCGGGAAAATTTTTTAGCGAACTCGACCTTGAGTTGGTTAGAGTCTACGCGAATCTAGGTTCAGGGTTAAATCGGAATCGTTGTTGATCCGGTTGCAAGGTTGAAGGAAACGTCGTCGAACAATAGATCAGAAGTTCTTACTTTCTCGTCCAGAGCCTTGTGGTGCTCGAACAGACTTTTCAGCGCTTTAAGCACCTCGGCTTCGGACGACACTCCAGATTGAGTGACCTGCTGCCTCTTCATCACAGTGGTCCTGATGGACCGTTCGTGCCGCGAGACCAGGCATTCTAGATGTTCCAGCAGAAGCTGTAAAAACGAAACAGACAACAGACAATGAGCAATATCGCGGGAACAAGTGCCGCATTCAAACTCTAAAAAGTATTAGAGcagacgcgacgacgacgaggctCTCTACGTACGCGAGTATTACTCCGCTCCGCTTTCAGCTCCGATATCTCCTCATCCCTCGCTAGGATGCCCTCGCGGGCCGCTGCGAGCTCCTTTGTTAGCTGAGAGAACTCCTGAAATCAGAAACAGAGCATCTGTCACCACGTGCCTCGAGAATGCATCTCTATTAACCCTTCTACGACCATCCTTCTGTCTTTTCTCCCCTGGCGATTTTGTGGAAAAATGTTTAAGCATTGCCCACTTATGTCGGAaggaaaaacagaaaattatcaccAACCAATCTTACATTATAGTCAAGGATGATCTGTAGATAGGTTAACGTCTCAAGTTTGTTCATATATTTGCATTATCTGCACTGCcgaatataaattttttgcGTTTCCATAACTAATGATTCTTATAGATTTTGATGCGTTATATGCAACTTTATAAATTTTTCCTTTAATCGCGAAAGCTATACAAATAATTCTTACGTAGAACAGTCCTGTAGATTCTTCCGAATACAACAGTGTACTTTACCACAACATGATAAACGTTTAAGCAtgttcaaataatatttaaagaGGTTAACGCAACAATTTTCACGGACGTTATCGAAAAgctaaaaaaaagttaaaaattgtagGACAGAGTCATtaagagaaacaaaaaaaaagttttAGTAATTCAATAGATCCTTTTCAGAGGCTTCTACGAATGTTCTTGCATTTAAACGTTTCGAGTCAGATCGAAAGGCAAAGACCACAAAGAGCCAAGTCATTCTTTCGTTGGACCCGATGCTGAATCAGAGCATTAAGAAGGAATCAGCTTCTACCAAAGAAGATCAGATCGACAAGTAGTTCTACTTCTGCGTCGAGCAGTTCGCAAGTCGCAGACTGAAATATTTTAGGGTACCGCTCACGAGGGAGCTCCGTCACAAAGTTTGCCCCTCTGGGAGGCTGCACTTTCATCTTCGTACACGTTACTTCCGCTCGACATTCTAGTTGAAtgttgtatatttatttataagtgCCGCTGATCGATACCGGGGCTCCGCTGTTGCAAAACAACGCGGACCTGCTGGATCCATTCTTTAAAGGACAACAGGGTCTCCTGTTGATCAAAACAGATCAAAATGCTTATGGAAATTCCAGTTCCAGGAGATTTCTCAAAAGATGAAAAACTTGAAGAAATCaagtcatcattctgaacaacttttccctatacatgttaccgccgctcgattttagttttcgagatattcgccaAAAGCTATTGCTAATACTGTATTGAACTTTTCGTATTCTTGCACGCTCCGTGGCAAGGCAAGCCTGTTCCGGCACAGCGCctgtttactttttttttttttgtaaacccGCTGTGGAGATGAGAGAGAAAACAGGGTCTTGCTTTCAATTTTGAAAGACTACTCCTCGATTTTCGTATGCATGGTCGGGCCGGTCCTCTCCGCTCCCTCCACGACCTACCCACAACTCATTCTATTCACATAATCTTTGCATTGTAGCTGTCATCCAGAATTTGATCTAGTAATGGAAAAATCATGCGAATAGAATGAGTTGTGGTTAGGTCGTGGAGGAGGCGGAATTGGGTCCGGCAGTCAGGCCAGCCCGACCACGTATACGAAAATCCAAGAGGAGTCTTTCAAAATTGAAAGCTAACCTTATATATGTATGACCAGAGTGAGACCTTGCATTCTCTCTCGTCTTCATATcgtgtttacaaaaaaaaaatttaaacagacgCCGCCAAGAAACCATCACTCTATTCTTTCTTCCCCttcttatatatatatgttgtatatTGCGTATCTGTTATTAATTTTATGTTTGGCTAGAAATCGGAAATATTTCGGCCATCATACCCAAACAAGCACAAAAACATAACATTTGTAAGAAGCAGAATACGTTGCGAACGCCGTTAAGCGACCGCCTGTGTTTATATACGAAAATCCaaaagagaaaattcaatacaGTATTAATAATagatttttgcgaatatctcgaaaactaaaacCAAGCGGCTATAACATGTACAGGgagaagttgttcagaatgatgacgttgacaatatatttcaaggtcatcaaaatcggtgaggaggACCAACTTCTGTATAATTACCGGAAGTTTCTTTTTCGTCGCCAATTTTGACTTTATTTCGTACATGTTCAAATTCGTCGAACATTTTTGTTCCGTGTACTTGTGTGCGTTGAGACGAATCTGTAGATTATGATTCACGTTGCCCCATTTCATTGACTAACAGTGTAAGCTCAGAATACattacagaaaataaacaaaGAACCTGTATAGAAGAAAAAATTGGATCCGTGGCCGATAGTAAGTGGAAATGGTTCCTCGGTAGAAATTATTCAGGATGAAGATTCTCCATAATTGTTTTAATCAGAACATTGATGTAACAGGTTTAAACACTTATTTTCGGAGCAGGTATCCAGTTATGAACGGACAGGATCCCAATTAGGAACCTGCCAACTTTATTCCCTAATACAAACTTAGGTAATCTCGACTTCTCCGaacgagacggagagagagagagagagagagagagagagagagagagagagatggttcTGTCCTGTTTTTCCGTTTATCCGTACCACTCGGGGAGCTCCAATTTCCACGAGACTTGGAACGGAAAGCTGGAAACACCTCGACCCGATTAAAAATTGACCGATTAACGTCGATTACAGGGAAAACGGTTCCGTTTACACCGGACAAGGAGCCGGAGCCCTTTAAAGGGGTACTCTGATTTTTAAtcttcgaaaaatcgatttaccTTCTTTTACATTTTCCTTAAGTATAAATGTTGTGGACTGTGCGTGAACTTTTATGGAAACCGTTGCCACGATGCTTCGACCTGTAGTTGACTTGAAATTTTGAGAGTATCTTCAGCACGTACCCTGTCGTCGTACgaactgaaatttttcaaatccgtaaattttttcttaattttcttttttcgtgcTGAAGACcacaaatatttaacaaatcgaTAATTTGACTTCAAAATGCCGCcactttgtaaataatcaagagtTAATTTCTTTCAGTTCGAGCCATAACTTTCGGAAAACGTCGATCCATGTATTCTAAAACATACTCTGTCAAAAGATATATaacatgtaatttttattacttttacttgaaaaaattcaCACACGCGCTTCAAAAACCAAtgaatacgtgtgcaaaatccgAATACAGCAGGTTCGAtggtttttctgaaaaaaattcctaaaaattcgcgCAAAAACGTCCTCGAAAATAAGAATACCTCCTTAAGCCGTCGCCGGATATCGTTCTCGGGAAGGGTGAGAGGGGGGGGGTGAGGGGAATATCGATGCCGCTTGCAAAGAACTCATTATCCCGGAAGAGGCTGATTAATTACGGTCGGCGGAGGAATCCTATTAACCCATCGACAGCGAGAGCTGCGAGCCAAATCATCGGGAAATACAGGCCCGGCGAGAGCTGGGCTACACGAAGAAGGAGGGTCCCGATTTAAATAACAAGTTCCCGAATCTTAATTATTTCGGCCGCGACTCGTGAGATCTCTTCGATCACGATCCCGGGGCAAGAGCTCGGTGATTGCTGTGCTCCCGTGTACGGGATCGAGCGAACAATTCCCGAGCAATCTGGCCGAATATCGGTCCTCGATCAATTTTCCAAGATTAATTTGCATGTAACAAAGTTTCTCACGACCGTATCAATTTGCCGGAGGGCGAACGCGTGTGAATCGTTGCTGCCGGATCAACGGCGTGTACACTTGATCCCGGTGACGAATTAATGATTTGTGATTGTACGCCGGTGAACGTCGAACAGGCAGGCGCACATGCAATAGGCCCCATTCAATGTTCATCGCCGCCGATTAATAAGGAGAAACTAATCCTCTCGAATGGTAATCTAGTCGGGGACTCCGAGGTGCGTTTCCACGAGTAGAGAGGAGGAGCGGCAGCACCGAGAAACAAAAGCCGCGTGAACGGTGTACACCATTGTCCAATTTCGAGGAAATTAACGACGCACAGTACGGAcaacccctcccccccccccactcacTTTGTCTAATTGCGATCCGCTACGATGAAGCTCGTCAAATGCACTCAATGGGAAAACCGATTCCCAATCGAAATCTCCTCGTAAGCTTTCTTACTGGAGCACGTCGAATTTCGCGATTGTTTCGAACGCTGCTTAGCTCATAAAGTAAACAATAACACAATTAAGACGATTTATGCAAAAAGTTAAATTCCAAAAATGAATTATTGTTACGATCAATTGAAAAACTATCCCCATTTGGAGATGGCTTGGTGCAATTCATATGCACGATGGGACTCATGGTACGCAATGGGTTAATACCGCCAACGATTTTAACACTACACCTACCACGGTCGGTCAAATTgatcttttcaaacttctgcgtacaatttcgtagatacaacattatcacattgctatttatctttacgacttttctgaaagtatgtatacaatgtatttctcagtatttatttctcgtttcttattatttttttccaagaaatataatatatgtagccTGTCCTGCCTACCACgtccggtcaatttgaccgcacgagataatatggtatttaatcTTATAAACCTAATCAGTATAATGTAAGGGTATTCTCAATGTGACATgaccaactcaaaataaatgagcggCCTCATTGAATGAGACGTTGTCAAGTTGCGCGCGTGcatggttgataatactgtttcatgacaaatacatccaaaccgcaaaggtggaccacacagtacaattttggaAATTGATGAGAGTGCATCGcagtatattttatataattggaattatacaaaaataaatttgtgtaGGGATGCAAAACCGTTAAGCGCGATCAACGTTGGCGTTTTTGCCGAAAGACACCCGCGGATCGCTGAAACAATAAACAGCTGACAGGTGAATGCCGTAGCGCGTGTGTGCGAAAGAATGAGAGCGTGAGTGCGTGAGAGAGAAAGCGACGAAGGTACGACGTCCGCGAACTCCGTATATGAGCCGATTTGTGTGTATGTGTTGTGACGATCGGCCTATACATAGATAGGTCACGATCGCGAGTCAGAGTTGAAGAGTGAGAACTGCGAATCGAAATTGTAAATAGAGAGAGTGAGAACTGCGAGTcgaaattgtatatatatatatagagagagagagagagagagagagagagagtcgaaaGTGTATACGTTAACAGttaaaatatacatacatatatcgttAGCCACTGACACCACATAGGATTACCATTCTAACCAATAGAATTGACCAAATCCTTACATTTGTATCGTCACTTCATGGAAGTTGTtcgtctactaattcattcggcAACAAATTGAgtattatatacatttaattatattaacaataattttttttaaggaccggtcatgttgaccgcgcacggtaggaataggtagtatacaagaagtgtcggtagatttagtgttaaagtaACTCGAGAGTTTGTATCGATAGTACCTAATATGGTATCTGCAGTAGAACGATGAAGATAATCGAATTAAAATGAAtataatgaaatgaaatgtatTCCAGGGGATACGCAATCTCGGCAGCGATCTTTGGTCCCGGAAGGAAAAATGAGGGTGAAGGGAGGGAA encodes:
- the Liprin-alpha gene encoding PTPRF interacting protein alpha isoform X11, whose amino-acid sequence is MWNVMCDVMPTIAEDSISQRSSQFSGEEVNFEQLMVSMLDERDKLVESLRETQTRLQETEARRQETEKERDSLNRQLNANIPQEFSQLTKELAAAREGILARDEEISELKAERSNTRLLLEHLECLVSRHERSIRTTVMKRQQVTQSGVSSEAEVLKALKSLFEHHKALDEKVRDRLRMAQEKNKSLEEELAITKQELQQYIMSGHAPKAIEDRPKENGQTEDSQQQNKNETEQAAGQQEHQQQQHPQQQQQQQQQQQQQQPQPQSIQKLGTERSTEIGSRLSNGSLDPADQDTTTRVIDLQATVEKQSSELSTWQRRVAELIGHVAELEETLSKAQKDLLKTQETNVKLQRDLHENVAQKVDQEERIATLEKRYLQAQRESSSSHDLNEKLEQELQHKKAQLKLQEEKIAAIQEKLELAEQKLAQYSKLPEMEEQLKQRMEALTQVRRPNQQAQERHGSAEDRIQRLETQLEEKNAEVMRVNQRLKMNEEHNTRLSATVDKLLSESNERLQAHLEERMQALNEKNTLTQELEQTRKLAEDLQNEKTEIVKELGKARLEIDNVKRQMLQQEIAFNIQQTDALTRSLSPNAVDPGSFSRSASHSSFDTHSLPRRTAKRPTIDEDTTKNYVPRTLAEQEWEKLQQAHVLANVQQAFDVSSDAEGDGDNESLFSCAADVISPTGHSDAQTLAVMLQEQLDAINNEIRLIQKEKQSTEARAEELESRVGSLEHMNLLARGRSLERASPPLSGRSTPKSHHSPNRDYLHKYHTAPASMSPAHLHQYAASLTSPGQLSESLPASQLQLSGEELHSVSERDSTGGAGSGGSDAASPLTARSIRLERVVQALAHSQEELRSSQDSLHKNNLSGVGLPIGQLSSPHLHMQATMSPATAAAVAAAQKKKGIKSSLGRFFSKKEKIKGKDTPMPGNMSGMGGASTPADPDYGDSVVAVAGTMGSKSDFDRRKKKSMLDSSRHELLAEAMKAGTPFALWNGPTVVAWLELWVGMPTWYVAACRANVKSGAIMSALSDTEIQREIGISCHLHRLKLRLAIQEMVSLTSPSAPKTSRTTLAFGDMNHEWIGNVWLPSLGLPQYRSTFMECLVDARMLDHLTKKELRSQLKMVDSFHRTSLQYGISCLKRLNYDRQQLEERRQMAEDANVDVLVWSNDRVIRWVQSIGLKEYGNNLLESGVHGALIAIDEGFDANSFALALQIPTQNTQARQLLEREFANLLAVGTERRLDEANSMKS